In one window of Alphaproteobacteria bacterium DNA:
- a CDS encoding ABC transporter permease: protein MHQASHIRLPLRWRLLDAAEAVAAALWPRPCRRFTGWLLLAPALLLVGLLAAGMVYIVDYSLRALDPATYRLVEAWSFANYAIVADQAVYLDIVLRSVLAAVIVTAVTLVLAFPYAYVMVRTPSRLTRKALLVCLFLPFFIGQVVRAYGWLIILGKQGLINQALSGLGLGTLDLLYNYNAVLLGLVQYMLPFAVLMLAPALTAIPEEVEQASESLGATWPRTFLHVVIPMAKPGLVGAAVVVFTLTVTDFAMPEILGGGTIDFIANAIYDGFFQISNAGLGSALAVILVLLGSTLVAVIFAGLGAGTLSFVARRG from the coding sequence GTGCACCAAGCGTCCCACATCCGGCTGCCGCTGCGCTGGCGCCTGCTCGATGCGGCCGAGGCCGTGGCGGCGGCGCTGTGGCCGCGGCCGTGCCGGCGCTTCACCGGTTGGCTCCTGCTGGCCCCGGCGCTGCTGCTGGTCGGGCTGCTGGCCGCGGGCATGGTCTACATCGTCGACTACAGCCTGCGCGCGCTCGACCCGGCCACCTACCGGCTGGTCGAGGCGTGGTCGTTCGCCAACTACGCCATCGTCGCCGACCAGGCGGTCTATCTCGACATCGTTTTGCGCAGCGTGCTGGCGGCGGTGATCGTCACCGCGGTGACGCTGGTGCTGGCCTTCCCCTATGCCTATGTCATGGTGCGCACGCCGTCGCGCCTGACCCGCAAGGCGTTGCTGGTCTGCCTGTTCCTGCCGTTCTTCATCGGCCAGGTCGTGCGGGCCTACGGATGGCTGATCATCCTGGGCAAGCAGGGGCTGATCAACCAGGCGCTGTCGGGCCTCGGCCTCGGCACGCTCGACCTGCTCTACAACTACAACGCCGTCCTGCTCGGTCTGGTCCAGTACATGCTGCCGTTCGCGGTGCTGATGCTGGCGCCGGCGCTGACCGCGATTCCGGAGGAGGTCGAGCAGGCCTCGGAGAGCCTGGGCGCGACCTGGCCGCGCACCTTCCTGCACGTGGTGATCCCGATGGCCAAGCCGGGCCTGGTCGGCGCCGCGGTGGTGGTGTTCACGCTGACCGTGACCGACTTCGCCATGCCGGAGATCCTCGGCGGCGGCACCATCGACTTCATCGCCAACGCGATCTACGACGGTTTCTTCCAGATCTCCAACGCCGGCCTCGGCTCGGCGCTGGCGGTGATCCTGGTGCTGCTGGGCAGCACCCTGGTCGCCGTCATCTTCGCCGGCCTCGGCGCCGGCACCCTCAGCTTCGTCGCGCGGCGGGGTTGA
- a CDS encoding ABC transporter substrate-binding protein — translation MTGQSPIRSGATRRQFLRSGAATAAGAAALSAPFVRRASAQPAKPSEIIVRAWGGAWGEALQGGVADGFTAETGIAVRFDYTEDNEIRPKIWAAIDQGRVPPIHVNWDTSTNATISAQRGVTVALDDLPNLEGLLPVAKPAGIDGYPFVNTYSYVYVCAYRDEAFPDGPPASWKVMMEPRFKGRIALYDDGIGFTPVNVIIGGGTAADIPDNMEPGWEFYRQLKAQEPLLGEDPDFTTWFQQGEIDIACTISVNARAAKQSGIAVSWTVPEEGCKVDTDGLWVPKNLPENEEYWAKQFVNHALSGPAQQEWCSLLGLPPVFPGLEPPADLVGDPAYPTKPEDFANLVSVPSPVLVEHQQEWFTKFNEIMQG, via the coding sequence ATGACTGGACAATCACCGATCCGCAGCGGCGCCACCCGCCGCCAGTTCCTGCGCAGCGGCGCCGCCACGGCCGCCGGCGCCGCCGCGCTGTCGGCACCGTTCGTGCGCCGTGCGTCGGCCCAGCCGGCGAAGCCGAGCGAGATCATCGTGCGCGCCTGGGGCGGCGCCTGGGGCGAGGCGCTGCAGGGCGGCGTCGCCGACGGCTTCACCGCCGAGACCGGGATCGCGGTCCGCTTCGACTACACCGAGGACAACGAGATCCGGCCGAAGATCTGGGCCGCGATCGACCAGGGCCGGGTGCCGCCGATCCACGTCAACTGGGACACCAGCACCAACGCCACCATCTCCGCCCAGCGCGGGGTGACGGTCGCGCTGGACGACCTGCCCAATCTGGAAGGCCTGCTGCCGGTGGCCAAGCCGGCCGGCATCGACGGCTATCCGTTCGTCAACACCTATTCCTACGTCTATGTCTGCGCCTATCGCGACGAGGCGTTTCCGGACGGCCCGCCGGCCAGCTGGAAGGTGATGATGGAGCCGCGGTTCAAGGGCCGCATCGCGCTGTACGACGACGGCATCGGCTTCACCCCCGTCAACGTCATCATCGGCGGCGGCACGGCGGCTGACATCCCCGACAACATGGAGCCGGGCTGGGAATTCTACCGCCAGCTGAAGGCGCAGGAGCCGCTGCTGGGCGAGGACCCGGACTTCACCACCTGGTTCCAGCAGGGCGAGATCGACATCGCCTGCACCATCTCGGTCAACGCCCGCGCGGCCAAGCAGAGCGGCATCGCCGTCAGCTGGACCGTGCCGGAGGAAGGCTGCAAGGTCGATACCGACGGCCTGTGGGTGCCGAAGAACCTGCCGGAGAACGAGGAATACTGGGCCAAGCAGTTCGTCAACCACGCGCTGTCCGGCCCGGCGCAGCAGGAATGGTGCAGCCTGCTCGGCCTGCCGCCGGTGTTCCCCGGCCTGGAGCCGCCGGCCGACCTGGTCGGCGACCCGGCCTATCCCACCAAGCCTGAGGACTTCGCCAACCTGGTCTCGGTGCCGAGCCCGGTGCTGGTCGAACACCAGCAGGAGTGGTTCACCAAGTTCAACGAGATCATGCAGGGCTGA
- a CDS encoding ABC transporter ATP-binding protein yields the protein MVDLRGVTKRYGAVTAVEDATFAVRAGDFLTILGPSGSGKSTLLRMIAGFEAPDAGAIAIHGRSVADQPPHRRSIGMVFQRLALFPHMTAAQNVAYPLKMRRFDPRSIGERVETYLKLVRLDGLGRRRVQQLSGGQQQRVAIARALVFHPDLLLLDEPLAALDRKLREDMQLEFRRIQQELGVTTINVTHDQREALVMSDRVIVMDHGRIQQAADPLTTYNAPSNAFVAGFLGMTNLLPGEATALDGDRATVAVGDLRLVGRNQGVVRAGAPVQCALRAERVRIAAADAPDTLPATVTEEVFEGDRLIYVCAVDGLGQPALRVIEHAPSVQGLRAPGDRVGLNWAADDLLVFPADIG from the coding sequence ATGGTCGACCTGCGCGGCGTCACCAAGCGCTATGGCGCGGTGACGGCGGTGGAGGATGCGACCTTCGCCGTGCGCGCCGGCGATTTCCTGACCATTCTCGGCCCCAGCGGCTCCGGCAAGTCGACGCTGCTGCGGATGATCGCCGGCTTCGAGGCGCCCGACGCCGGCGCGATCGCGATCCACGGCCGCTCGGTCGCCGACCAGCCGCCGCACCGGCGCTCGATCGGCATGGTGTTCCAGCGGCTGGCGCTGTTCCCGCACATGACCGCGGCGCAGAACGTGGCCTATCCGCTGAAGATGCGCCGCTTCGATCCGCGCAGCATCGGCGAGCGGGTCGAGACCTACCTGAAGCTGGTGCGGCTGGACGGCCTCGGCCGCCGGCGCGTGCAGCAGCTCAGCGGCGGCCAGCAGCAGCGGGTGGCGATCGCGCGCGCGCTGGTGTTCCATCCCGACCTGCTGCTGCTCGACGAGCCGCTGGCCGCGCTCGACCGCAAGCTGCGCGAGGACATGCAGCTGGAGTTCCGCCGCATCCAGCAGGAACTGGGCGTCACCACCATCAACGTCACCCACGACCAGCGCGAGGCGCTGGTGATGTCGGACCGGGTGATCGTGATGGACCACGGCCGCATCCAGCAGGCGGCGGACCCGCTGACCACCTACAACGCGCCCAGCAATGCCTTCGTCGCCGGCTTCCTCGGCATGACCAACCTGCTGCCGGGCGAGGCGACCGCGCTGGACGGCGACCGCGCGACCGTCGCGGTCGGCGACCTGCGCCTGGTCGGCCGCAACCAGGGCGTGGTGCGCGCCGGTGCACCGGTGCAGTGCGCGCTGCGGGCCGAACGGGTGCGGATCGCGGCCGCCGATGCGCCGGACACGCTTCCGGCCACGGTCACCGAGGAGGTGTTCGAGGGCGACCGCCTGATCTATGTCTGCGCGGTCGACGGGCTGGGACAGCCCGCGCTGCGCGTGATCGAGCACGCGCCGTCCGTCCAGGGACTGCGTGCGCCCGGCGACCGGGTCGGCCTGAACTGGGCGGCGGACGACCTGCTCGTCTTCCCGGCCGACATCGGCTAG
- a CDS encoding LysR family transcriptional regulator translates to MDRLDAMRAFVAVADKGGFAPAARQLGLSAPSVTRAVAGLEERIGTRLLRRSTRTVRLTEAGAGYLADCKRILAELADAEAAAAGGHTQPTGQLGVTAPVLFGRFHVAPIVLDFLGRHPSVHVRCLLVDRVVDMLEEGFDVAIRIAQLPDSALTAVRVGSVRRVTCAAPRYLERHGVPRRPEDLARHDRVSFSPMFAERDLPNAPPPRLVANTADQAIAAAVAGLGLVRVLAYQVEAELKHDRLRIVLANHEPPPLPIHVVHAEGRRANAKVRAFVDMAVERLRAVRALREAE, encoded by the coding sequence ATGGACCGCCTGGACGCGATGCGCGCCTTCGTTGCGGTGGCGGACAAGGGCGGCTTCGCGCCGGCGGCCCGCCAGCTCGGCCTGTCGGCGCCCTCGGTCACCCGCGCGGTGGCCGGGCTGGAGGAGCGGATCGGCACCCGGCTGCTGCGCCGGTCGACCCGCACGGTGCGGCTGACCGAGGCCGGCGCGGGTTATCTCGCCGACTGCAAGCGCATCCTGGCGGAGCTGGCGGATGCCGAGGCGGCCGCCGCCGGCGGCCACACCCAGCCGACCGGCCAGCTCGGCGTCACCGCGCCGGTGCTGTTCGGGCGCTTCCACGTCGCCCCGATCGTGCTCGATTTCCTCGGCCGCCACCCGAGCGTGCACGTGCGCTGCCTGCTGGTCGACCGCGTGGTCGACATGCTGGAGGAGGGTTTCGATGTGGCGATCCGGATCGCCCAGCTGCCCGATTCCGCCCTGACCGCGGTGCGCGTCGGCAGCGTCAGGCGCGTCACCTGCGCGGCGCCGCGCTATCTGGAGCGGCATGGGGTGCCGCGCCGGCCGGAGGATCTGGCGCGCCACGACCGCGTCAGCTTCTCGCCGATGTTCGCCGAGCGCGACCTGCCGAACGCCCCGCCGCCGCGCCTTGTCGCCAACACCGCCGACCAGGCCATCGCCGCCGCCGTCGCCGGCCTGGGCCTGGTCCGGGTGCTGGCCTATCAGGTCGAGGCCGAGTTGAAGCACGACCGGCTGCGGATCGTGCTGGCCAACCACGAGCCGCCGCCGTTGCCGATCCATGTGGTCCATGCCGAGGGCCGGCGGGCCAATGCCAAGGTGCGCGCCTTCGTCGACATGGCGGTGGAGCGGTTGCGCGCGGTGCGCGCGCTGCGCGAGGCGGAATGA
- a CDS encoding glutathione S-transferase — MIRLHDFPLSGHSHRARLFLSLLGLAHEIVPVDMASGAHKAAPFLALNPFGQVPVLQDGEVTLADSNAILVYLALRHDPARRWYPAEPAAAAAVQRWLSVAAGQLAGGPAAARLATVFGAKLDTERAKAIAANLFDVLERHLAGRDWLVGSAATIADVALYSYTAHAPEGGVALTPYPAIRAWLGRIEALPGFVAMPASPQAAAAA, encoded by the coding sequence ATGATCCGCCTGCACGACTTCCCGCTGTCCGGCCACAGCCACCGGGCCCGTCTGTTCCTCTCGCTGCTGGGACTGGCGCACGAGATCGTGCCGGTCGACATGGCCAGCGGCGCGCACAAGGCCGCGCCATTCCTGGCCCTGAACCCGTTCGGACAGGTGCCGGTGCTGCAGGACGGCGAGGTCACGCTGGCCGACAGCAATGCGATCCTGGTCTATCTGGCGCTGCGCCACGACCCGGCGCGCCGCTGGTACCCGGCAGAGCCGGCGGCGGCCGCGGCGGTACAGCGCTGGCTGTCGGTGGCCGCCGGGCAACTGGCCGGCGGGCCGGCTGCGGCCCGGCTGGCGACGGTATTCGGCGCGAAGCTGGACACCGAGCGCGCCAAGGCGATCGCGGCGAACCTGTTCGACGTGCTGGAACGGCACCTTGCCGGCCGCGACTGGCTGGTCGGATCGGCGGCGACCATCGCCGACGTCGCGCTGTATTCCTACACGGCGCACGCGCCGGAGGGCGGCGTCGCGCTGACGCCCTATCCCGCGATCCGTGCCTGGCTGGGCCGGATCGAGGCGCTGCCGGGCTTCGTGGCAATGCCGGCCAGCCCGCAGGCGGCCGCGGCGGCCTGA